In a genomic window of Prochlorococcus marinus subsp. marinus str. CCMP1375:
- the lepB gene encoding signal peptidase I, which translates to MVLPRKDKSTTKGSSWKNLLIWILLALLIRWQVIEPRWIPSGSMLPTLQIQERLLVEKISPKFNSVLGTPYHRNSIVVFLPPKALTDAGYEGNQALIKRIVGIPGDKIEIKNGRLYRNDLLINEPWVIEKIKYEMKDVIVPMHSLWVLGDNRNNSLDSHLWGALPEDKLVGKAVFRYWPLKKLGPIRFPASKELSS; encoded by the coding sequence ATGGTATTACCAAGAAAAGACAAATCCACCACAAAGGGTTCTAGCTGGAAAAATCTTTTGATCTGGATTCTTCTTGCTTTATTAATTAGATGGCAAGTAATAGAACCCAGATGGATCCCTTCAGGTTCTATGTTGCCAACTCTGCAAATTCAAGAGAGATTATTAGTTGAAAAGATTTCTCCTAAATTTAATAGCGTATTAGGAACTCCTTATCATAGAAACTCTATAGTTGTATTTCTACCCCCGAAAGCTCTTACTGATGCTGGCTATGAAGGTAATCAAGCACTTATAAAAAGAATAGTGGGCATACCAGGAGACAAAATTGAAATTAAAAATGGTCGACTTTATAGAAATGATTTACTTATCAATGAACCTTGGGTAATTGAAAAAATTAAATATGAAATGAAAGATGTAATAGTCCCAATGCACTCACTTTGGGTCTTAGGTGATAATCGAAACAACAGTCTTGATTCACATCTCTGGGGAGCCTTACCAGAAGATAAGCTAGTAGGAAAGGCAGTTTTCAGATATTGGCCCCTAAAAAAACTAGGTCCTATTCGGTTCCCCGCCTCCAAAGAATTATCTTCTTAG